The Glycine soja cultivar W05 chromosome 6, ASM419377v2, whole genome shotgun sequence genome has a window encoding:
- the LOC114415448 gene encoding protein KRTCAP2 homolog, producing the protein MAGSGSSMLYSFLLFTVILSLQEMYRGKLASSELYTILGGFVSSILFLVLLTFIGNLQETIGARTGWGAVIVAEAVALIAASTVHRVCITTCFLFSAALLYEVNKISGSALSTSDSRIKKQSGRA; encoded by the exons ATGGCTGGGTCTGGGAGTTCCATGCTGTATTCCTTTCTTCTCTTCACAGTCATTCTCTCACTTCAAGAAATGTACCGAGGGAAACTAGCATCATCAGAATTATACACTATACTTGGAGGGTTTGTTAGCTCTATCCTATTTCTTGTGCTCCTAACC TTCATTGGAAATTTGCAGGAAACAATTGGTGCAAGAACTGGTTGGGGAGCTG tCATAGTTGCAGAAGCAGTTGCTCTGATTGCTGCAAGCACTGTCCACCGAGTTTGCATCACTACATG TTTCCTGTTCTCGGCTGCATTGCTGTATGAAGTTAACAAGATCTCTGGGTCAGCGCTTTCAACAAGTGACTCCAGGATTAAAAAGCAAAGTGGAAGAGCTTAA
- the LOC114415447 gene encoding protein translocase subunit SECA2, chloroplastic isoform X2 — MEPPECPVCLQSFDERDAIPRVLSCGHSVCEACLAELPQRYQDTIRCPACTQLVKYPSQQGPSSLPKNIDLLRLSLQHSPSPSSSSSSDHSQIPNQRSTTNSCYYHPPFSSHELYVTWKDWILPHDAVLTDDHCIGWFSSTKGRGCFGVNRSVSLAPIVCFPPRDRSKFRFSYVAWVIKCLEGMNEGAKEELALILEASVRQGRMCRVYGLWSEGVEGPLYMVCERQRCNLLDKFGELGNGFLAVSEGGLELDKGGIFSFLMIGKGICEAVLALHLEGLVAGCLGLSCFSFDELGGICVDLNEALMLARKFVNAVSVEHKEEAMCKDCLENEVFASPEVLYELLHKRGTAPDSGHSRYPIGYGSDVWSLACVLLRLLIGNVLPWNTLEMKEENDGDSSASYACWVEKVSSVLEDKLGSEYLSLRQILCKCLDVNPGNRPDVVDVRKCIQNMLVKPQFDFLGNLEVTISRDYTGLCLVLGELCLLPKQSSNELIEHELWEKEIGGQPNVVQDGKGKSDEDFAAGLPKGMTELKDLQGHLDCISGLAVGGRYLLSSSFDKTVHVWSLQDFSHLHTFRGHENKVMALVYVDEEEPLCISGDSGGGIFIWGIAAPLRQDPLRKWYEKKDWRFSGIHSLVVSKNHSLYTGSGDRTIKAWSLKDETLICTMTGHRSVVSTLAVCDEVLYSGSWDGTVRLWSLNDHSPLTVLGEDPPAEMKSILAITVDRHLLVAAHENGCIKVWRNDVFMNSKTLHKGAIFAMSMQGKCLYTGGWDKNVNIQELSGDEFELDVKAYGSIPCSAVATAILCSQGKLYVGYADKSIKENLGRVQKSLADFTSLNYWVVRDYYRLVNSVNAFEPQIQTLSDEQLAAKTAEFRRRLARGATIADIQAEAFAVVREAAWRKLGMRHFDVQIIGGAVLHDGSIAEMKTGEGKTLVSTLAAYLNALTSEGVHVVTVNDYLAQRDAEWMGRVHRFLGLSVGLIQRGMNSEERRLNYGRDITYTNNSELGFDYLRDNLAGNSEQLVMRWPKPFHFAIVDEVDSVLIDEGRNPLLISGEASKDAARFPVAAKVAELLIQGIHYKVELKDNSVELTEEGIDLAEMALETNDLWDENDPWARFVMNAIKAKEFYRRDVQYMVRDGKALIINELTGRVEEKRRWSEGIHQAVEAKEGLKIQADSVVVAQITYQSLFKLYPKLSGMTGTAKTEEKEFLKMFQMPVIEVPTNLPNIRKDLPIQAFATARGKWEQVRREVEYMFRQGRPVLVGTTSVENSELLSGLLREWNIPHNVLNARPKYAAKEAEIVAQAGRKHAITLSTNMAGRGTDIILGGNPKMLAREIIEDSLLSFLTREDPNVELADEAISQKVLPKVKVGSSSMALLAKTTLMAKYVSKSEGKSWTYQKAKSFILEAVEMSLSYSLEGLEKLANEESEIYPLGPTVALAYLSVLKDCEEHCLHEGSEVKRLGGLHVIGTSLHESRRIDNQLRGRAGRQGDPGSTRFMVSLQDEMFQKFNFDTEWAVRLISKITNDEDLPIEGDAIVKQLLALQINAEKFFFGIRKNLVEFDEVLEVQRKHVYDLRQLILTGDDESCSQHIFQYMQAVVDEIVFSNIDPLKHPRSWGLSKLLKEFVTVGGKLLRESLGGISDDTLLNSLGLVNDLSSVDIVNFSLPNLPAPPNAFRGIRRKSSSLRRWLAICTDDLIGNGKYQTTSNLLRKYLGDFLIASYLNVVEESGYDERHAKEIERAVLLQTLDCFWRDHLVNMNRLSSAVNIRSFGHRNPLEEYKIDGCRFFISMLSATRRLTVEALLRYWASPMESQELFLS, encoded by the exons ATGGAGCCGCCGGAGTGCCCGGTATGTCTTCAATCCTTCGACGAGCGCGACGCAATTCCTCGTGTCTTATCATGTGGACACTCCGTCTGCGAAGCTTGCCTCGCGGAGCTTCCGCAGCGGTACCAGGACACTATTCGGTGCCCCGCCTGCACCCAACTCGTGAAGTACCCTTCTCAACAAGGCCCTTCCTCTCTCCCCAAAAACATTGACCTCCTCAGACTCTCCCTCCAACACTCCCCTTccccttcctcttcctcttcctctgatCATTCCCAGATACCGAATCAACGCTCCACAACCAATTCTTGTTACTATCACCCTCCCTTCTCGTCCCATGAGCTTTATGTTACATGGAAGGATTGGATTCTCCCGCACGACGCCGTTTTAACGGACGATCATTGTATTGGCTGGTTCAGTTCGACCAAGGGTAGGGGTTGCTTCGGAGTTAACCGTAGTGTAAGTCTTGCTCCCATTGTTTGTTTCCCTCCTCGGGATCGTTCCAAGTTTAGGTTTAGTTATGTCGCATGGGTGATTAAGTGTTTGGAGGGGATGAACGAGGGTGCGAAGGAGGAGTTGGCGTTGATTCTAGAAGCTTCCGTGAGGCAGGGGAGGATGTGtagggtttatggtttgtgGAGTGAAGGGGTGGAAGGGCCTCTGTATATGGTGTGTGAGAGGCAAAGATGTAATTTATTGGACAAGTTTGGTGAATTGGGAAATGGGTTTCTTGCTGTGAGTGAGGGTGGTTTGGAGTTGGATAAAGGTgggatttttagttttttaatgatTGGGAAGGGTATATGTGAAGCTGTGCTTGCTTTGCATTTGGAAGGGTTGGTTGCTGGCTGTTTGGGGCTTTCTTGTTTCTCTTTTGATGAGCTTGGTGGGATTTGTGTTGATTTGAATGAGGCATTGATGCTGGCAAGGAAGTTTGTGAATGCTGTTTCCGTTGAACACAAAGAAGAAGCAATGTGTAAGGATTGCTTGGAAAATGAGGTTTTTGCAAGCCCTGAGGTTTTGTATGAGTTGTTGCACAAGAGGGGCACTGCTCCCGATAGTGGGCATTCGAGATATCCAATTGGGTATGGCTCGGATGTATGGTCATTGGCTTGTGTACTGCTGCGGCTTCTTATTGGAAATGTGCTGCCTTGGAATACCTTGGAAATGAAGGAAGAGAATGACGGTGATAGCTCTGCTAGTTATGCATGCTGGGTGGAGAAAGTTAGTTCTGTTTTGGAAGACAAACTAGGCTCTGAATATCTGTCACTGAGGCAGATTCTTTGTAAATGTTTGGATGTCAATCCAGGAAACCGGCCAGATGTGGTGGATGTAAGGAAATGCATTCAGAATATGTTAGTCAAACCGCAATTTGATTTTCTGGGCAACTTGGAGGTCACGATAAGTAGGGACTACACAGGTCTCTGCTTGGTTCTAGGGGAGTTGTGTTTGTTGCCTAAGCAAAGTTCTAATGAACTGATTGAACATGAGTTGTGGGAGAAAGAAATTGGTGGTCAACCAAATGTTGTTCAAGATGGCAAAGGCAAATCTGATGAGGACTTTGCTGCTGGCTTACCTAAGGGAATGACTGAACTCAAAGATCTGCAGGGCCATCTTGATTGTATCAGTGgattggctgttgggg GGAGGTATCTATTGAGCTCCTCATTTGATAAAACTGTTCATGTATGGTCTTTGCAG GACTTTTCTCATTTACACACATTTAGAGGTCATGAGAATAAAGTCATGGCTCTAGTTTATGTAGATGAAGAAGAACCATTGTGCATAAGTGGTGACAGTGGAGGGGGCATATTTATCTGGGGAATTGCTGCCCCTCTTAGGCAAGATCCCTTAAGGAAATGGTATGAGAAGAAGGATTGGCGTTTTAGTGGTATCCACTCCTTGGTTGTTTCCAAAAATCATTCTCTCTACACTGGAAGTGGAGATAGAACAATAAAAGCTTGGTCATTAAAG GATGAAACTTTGATATGCACAATGACTGGCCATAGATCTGTAGTTTCCACACTTGCTGTATGCGATGAGGTTCTTTACAGCGGTAGTTGGGATGGTACAGTTCGGTTGTGGAGTCTTAATGACCACAGTCCACTGACAGTTTTGGGGGAAGATCCGCCTGCAGAGATGAAGTCTATCTTGGCTATTACTGTAGATAGGCATTTGCTTGTTGCTGCACATGAGAATGGATGCATAAAG GTCTGGAGAAACGATGTGTTCATGAATTCCAAAACATTGCATAAAGGGGCCATTTTTGCTATGAGTATGCAGGGAAAATGCCTTTATACAGGAGGTTGGGACAAAAATGTTAATATACAG GAATTATCTGGAGATGAGTTTGAACTGGATGTCAAAGCATATGGATCCATTCCTTGCAGTGCTGTTGCAACAGCTATATTATGCAGCCAAGGAAAACTGTACGTTGGATATGCTGACAAGTCTATCAAG GAAAATCTCGGCCGCGTTCAGAAGAGTTTAGCCGACTTCACGAGCTTAAACTACTGGGTTGTTCGCGACTACTACCGTCTCGTGAACTCCGTCAATGCCTTCGAGCCGCAAATTCAGACGCTCTCCGATGAACAGCTGGCCGCGAAAACCGCCGAATTTCGCCGCCGGCTCGCGCGAGGGGCCACCATTGCCGATATTCAAGCTG AGGCGTTCGCTGTTGTTCGTGAAGCTGCATGGAGAAAGCTTGGAATGCGCCATTTCGATGTTCAG ATTATTGGTGGAGCAGTGTTGCATGATGGTTCCATCGCTGAGATGAAAACGGGGGAAGGTAAAACCTTGGTTTCCACGCTAGCGGCTTATCTTAATGCCCTGACCTCTGAGGGTGTTCATG TGGTAACTGTCAATGATTATTTAGCTCAACGTGATGCTGAATGGATGGGACGTGTTCATCGTTTCTTAGGTCTATCTGTTGGCCTTATTCAG AGAGGAATGAATTCTGAAGAACGGAGACTCAACTACGGACGTGATATAACATATACCAATAATTCG GAGCTTGGCTTTGATTACTTGCGAGATAATCTTGCTGGAAATAGTGAACAGCTTGTAATGAGATG GCCAAAGCCCTTTCATTTTGCAATTGTTGATGAAGTGGATTCTGTCCTGATAGATGAAGGAAGAAATCCTTTGCTAATCAGTGGTGAG GCTAGTAAAGATGCCGCACGATTCCCTGTTGCTGCAAAAGTAGCTGAACTGCTTATACAGGGCATT cATTACAAAGTGGAGCTTAAAGATAATTCTGTGGAGTTGACTGAGGAAGGAATTGATCTTGCTGAAATGGCTCTAGAAACTAATGACCTTTGGGATGAAAATGATCCCTGGGCCAG ATTTGTGATGAATGCTATAAAAGCTAAAGAATTCTATCGCCGAGATGTGCAATACATGGTTAGAGATGGGAAGGCTTTGATTATCAATGAG CTGACTGGAAGAGTTGAAGAGAAAAGGAGATGGTCTGAGGGGATTCACCAGGCTGTGGAGGCAAAGGAAGGTTTGAAGATTCAG GCAGATTCTGTTGTAGTGGCACAGATCACATACCAGTCATTATTCAAGCTCTATCCAAAGTTGTCAGGAATGACTGGGACTGCCAAAACAGAA GAGAAAGAGTTCTTAAAAATGTTCCAGATGCCAGTCATTGAAGTGCCCACAAATCTTCCTAATATTCGAAAAGATTTGCCTATTCAAGCTTTTGCT ACTGCTCGTGGGAAATGGGAGCAAGTTCGCCGAGAAGTTGAATATATGTTTAGACAAGGTCGTCCTGTCTTAGTTGGAACAACTAG TGTAGAAAATTCAGAACTTTTGTCTGGTCTGCTTAGGGAATGGAATATTCCTCATAATGTTCTAAATGCTAGACCCAAG TATGCAGCAAAAGAAGCTGAAATTGTTGCTCAAGCAGGACGGAAACATGCCATTACCCTCTCTACAAATATGGCAGGCAGGGGCACAGATATAATCCTTGGCGGAAATCCAAAA ATGCTTGCCAGAGAAATTATAGAGGATAGCTTACTTTCATTTTTGACACGAGAGGATCCAAATGTTGAACTTGCAGATGAGGCTATTTCACAGAAG GTGCTTCCAAAGGTAAAGGTTGGATCATCATCAATGGCCTTACTGGCTAAGACAACCTTAATGG CTAAATATGTATCCAAAAGTGAGGGTAAAAGTTGGACATATCAGAAGGCTAAATCTTTTATCTTGGAGGCTGTTGAAATGAGCCTTTCATATAGTTTGGAGGGGCTGGAGAAGCTTGCTAATGAAGAATCTGAGATCTACCCTCTTGGTCCAACTGTAGCCCTTGCCTATCTGTCAGTTTTGAAGGATTGTGAAGAACACTGTTTGCATGAAGGTTCTGAGGTAAAAAGGCTTGGGGGTCTTCATGTGATTGGTACATCTTTACATGAGTCCCGGAGAATAGATAACCAG CTACGTGGCAGAGCAGGAAGACAGGGGGATCCAGGATCAACACGATTTATGGTCAG TTTGCAGGATGAGATGTTTcagaaattcaattttgataCTGAATGGGCAGTCAGACTTATCTCAAAGATTACAAATGACGAGGATCTGCCAATTGAGGGTGATGCAATTGTAAAGCAG cttTTGGCACTGCAAATCAATGCAGAAAAGTTCTTCTTTGGCATAAGAAAGAACCTTGTTGAGTTTGATGAAGTATTGGAG gtGCAACGAAAGCATGTTTATGATCTAAGGCAATTAATCTTAACAGGAGATGATGAAAGCTGTTCCCAACATATATTCCA GTACATGCAAGCGGTGGTGGATGAGATTGTCTTCAGTAATATTGATCCACTGAAG CATCCACGTAGCTGGGGTTTGAGTAAGCTCTTGAAAGAGTTTGTGACTGTTGGTGGAAAGTTGTTGCGTG AATCTTTAGGAGGAATTAGTGATGATACTTTGCTAAATTCACTTGGGCTAGTGAATGATTTGAGTTCAGTTGATATCGTCAACTTTTCCCTTCCGAATTTGCCAGCACCTCCAAATGCCTTCAGGGGAATTCGCAGGAAGAGTTCTTCATTAAGACGATGGCTTGCTATTTGCACTGATGATTTAATTGG GAATGGGAAGTACCAAACAACTTCTAATCTTCTGCGCAAGTATCTTGGAGATTTTCTAATTGCTTCATATTTAAATGTTGTTGAAGAGTCTGGTTATGATGAGAGACATGCAAAGGAAATTGAG AGAGCTGTTCTTTTGCAAACTCTTGATTGTTTCTGGAGAGATCATCTTGTAAACATGAATAGGCTCAGCTCTGCG GTGAACATTAGGAGCTTTGGCCATAGAAATCCTCTTGAAGAGTATAAAATTGACGGTTGCCGATTTTTTATCTCAATGCTGAGTGCAACTAGAAGGTTAACTGTAGAAGCACTGTTGCGGTATTGGGCATCTCCAATGGAATCCCAAGAACTATTTTTATCATGA
- the LOC114415447 gene encoding protein translocase subunit SECA2, chloroplastic isoform X1 — protein MCANPLKLEAQTHTFMAALSYSPFFALHRITSTSACANANAFFIRPRPSVPPRPRLRRRRCAPVLVAAASVKENLGRVQKSLADFTSLNYWVVRDYYRLVNSVNAFEPQIQTLSDEQLAAKTAEFRRRLARGATIADIQAEAFAVVREAAWRKLGMRHFDVQIIGGAVLHDGSIAEMKTGEGKTLVSTLAAYLNALTSEGVHVVTVNDYLAQRDAEWMGRVHRFLGLSVGLIQRGMNSEERRLNYGRDITYTNNSELGFDYLRDNLAGNSEQLVMRWPKPFHFAIVDEVDSVLIDEGRNPLLISGEASKDAARFPVAAKVAELLIQGIHYKVELKDNSVELTEEGIDLAEMALETNDLWDENDPWARFVMNAIKAKEFYRRDVQYMVRDGKALIINELTGRVEEKRRWSEGIHQAVEAKEGLKIQADSVVVAQITYQSLFKLYPKLSGMTGTAKTEEKEFLKMFQMPVIEVPTNLPNIRKDLPIQAFATARGKWEQVRREVEYMFRQGRPVLVGTTSVENSELLSGLLREWNIPHNVLNARPKYAAKEAEIVAQAGRKHAITLSTNMAGRGTDIILGGNPKMLAREIIEDSLLSFLTREDPNVELADEAISQKVLPKVKVGSSSMALLAKTTLMAKYVSKSEGKSWTYQKAKSFILEAVEMSLSYSLEGLEKLANEESEIYPLGPTVALAYLSVLKDCEEHCLHEGSEVKRLGGLHVIGTSLHESRRIDNQLRGRAGRQGDPGSTRFMVSLQDEMFQKFNFDTEWAVRLISKITNDEDLPIEGDAIVKQLLALQINAEKFFFGIRKNLVEFDEVLEVQRKHVYDLRQLILTGDDESCSQHIFQYMQAVVDEIVFSNIDPLKHPRSWGLSKLLKEFVTVGGKLLRESLGGISDDTLLNSLGLVNDLSSVDIVNFSLPNLPAPPNAFRGIRRKSSSLRRWLAICTDDLIGNGKYQTTSNLLRKYLGDFLIASYLNVVEESGYDERHAKEIERAVLLQTLDCFWRDHLVNMNRLSSAVNIRSFGHRNPLEEYKIDGCRFFISMLSATRRLTVEALLRYWASPMESQELFLS, from the exons ATGTGCGCTAACCCGCTGAAGTTGGAAGCACAAACACACACCTTTATGGCTGCGCTCTCATATTCACCTTTCTTCGCCCTTCACAGAATCACTTCCACTTCCGCCTGCGCCAACGCCAACGCCTTCTTCATTCGGCCTCGTCCTTCTGTTCCTCCTCGACCTCGCCTGCGACGACGTCGTTGCGCACCCGTTCTCGTCGCTGCAGCGTCTGTTAAG GAAAATCTCGGCCGCGTTCAGAAGAGTTTAGCCGACTTCACGAGCTTAAACTACTGGGTTGTTCGCGACTACTACCGTCTCGTGAACTCCGTCAATGCCTTCGAGCCGCAAATTCAGACGCTCTCCGATGAACAGCTGGCCGCGAAAACCGCCGAATTTCGCCGCCGGCTCGCGCGAGGGGCCACCATTGCCGATATTCAAGCTG AGGCGTTCGCTGTTGTTCGTGAAGCTGCATGGAGAAAGCTTGGAATGCGCCATTTCGATGTTCAG ATTATTGGTGGAGCAGTGTTGCATGATGGTTCCATCGCTGAGATGAAAACGGGGGAAGGTAAAACCTTGGTTTCCACGCTAGCGGCTTATCTTAATGCCCTGACCTCTGAGGGTGTTCATG TGGTAACTGTCAATGATTATTTAGCTCAACGTGATGCTGAATGGATGGGACGTGTTCATCGTTTCTTAGGTCTATCTGTTGGCCTTATTCAG AGAGGAATGAATTCTGAAGAACGGAGACTCAACTACGGACGTGATATAACATATACCAATAATTCG GAGCTTGGCTTTGATTACTTGCGAGATAATCTTGCTGGAAATAGTGAACAGCTTGTAATGAGATG GCCAAAGCCCTTTCATTTTGCAATTGTTGATGAAGTGGATTCTGTCCTGATAGATGAAGGAAGAAATCCTTTGCTAATCAGTGGTGAG GCTAGTAAAGATGCCGCACGATTCCCTGTTGCTGCAAAAGTAGCTGAACTGCTTATACAGGGCATT cATTACAAAGTGGAGCTTAAAGATAATTCTGTGGAGTTGACTGAGGAAGGAATTGATCTTGCTGAAATGGCTCTAGAAACTAATGACCTTTGGGATGAAAATGATCCCTGGGCCAG ATTTGTGATGAATGCTATAAAAGCTAAAGAATTCTATCGCCGAGATGTGCAATACATGGTTAGAGATGGGAAGGCTTTGATTATCAATGAG CTGACTGGAAGAGTTGAAGAGAAAAGGAGATGGTCTGAGGGGATTCACCAGGCTGTGGAGGCAAAGGAAGGTTTGAAGATTCAG GCAGATTCTGTTGTAGTGGCACAGATCACATACCAGTCATTATTCAAGCTCTATCCAAAGTTGTCAGGAATGACTGGGACTGCCAAAACAGAA GAGAAAGAGTTCTTAAAAATGTTCCAGATGCCAGTCATTGAAGTGCCCACAAATCTTCCTAATATTCGAAAAGATTTGCCTATTCAAGCTTTTGCT ACTGCTCGTGGGAAATGGGAGCAAGTTCGCCGAGAAGTTGAATATATGTTTAGACAAGGTCGTCCTGTCTTAGTTGGAACAACTAG TGTAGAAAATTCAGAACTTTTGTCTGGTCTGCTTAGGGAATGGAATATTCCTCATAATGTTCTAAATGCTAGACCCAAG TATGCAGCAAAAGAAGCTGAAATTGTTGCTCAAGCAGGACGGAAACATGCCATTACCCTCTCTACAAATATGGCAGGCAGGGGCACAGATATAATCCTTGGCGGAAATCCAAAA ATGCTTGCCAGAGAAATTATAGAGGATAGCTTACTTTCATTTTTGACACGAGAGGATCCAAATGTTGAACTTGCAGATGAGGCTATTTCACAGAAG GTGCTTCCAAAGGTAAAGGTTGGATCATCATCAATGGCCTTACTGGCTAAGACAACCTTAATGG CTAAATATGTATCCAAAAGTGAGGGTAAAAGTTGGACATATCAGAAGGCTAAATCTTTTATCTTGGAGGCTGTTGAAATGAGCCTTTCATATAGTTTGGAGGGGCTGGAGAAGCTTGCTAATGAAGAATCTGAGATCTACCCTCTTGGTCCAACTGTAGCCCTTGCCTATCTGTCAGTTTTGAAGGATTGTGAAGAACACTGTTTGCATGAAGGTTCTGAGGTAAAAAGGCTTGGGGGTCTTCATGTGATTGGTACATCTTTACATGAGTCCCGGAGAATAGATAACCAG CTACGTGGCAGAGCAGGAAGACAGGGGGATCCAGGATCAACACGATTTATGGTCAG TTTGCAGGATGAGATGTTTcagaaattcaattttgataCTGAATGGGCAGTCAGACTTATCTCAAAGATTACAAATGACGAGGATCTGCCAATTGAGGGTGATGCAATTGTAAAGCAG cttTTGGCACTGCAAATCAATGCAGAAAAGTTCTTCTTTGGCATAAGAAAGAACCTTGTTGAGTTTGATGAAGTATTGGAG gtGCAACGAAAGCATGTTTATGATCTAAGGCAATTAATCTTAACAGGAGATGATGAAAGCTGTTCCCAACATATATTCCA GTACATGCAAGCGGTGGTGGATGAGATTGTCTTCAGTAATATTGATCCACTGAAG CATCCACGTAGCTGGGGTTTGAGTAAGCTCTTGAAAGAGTTTGTGACTGTTGGTGGAAAGTTGTTGCGTG AATCTTTAGGAGGAATTAGTGATGATACTTTGCTAAATTCACTTGGGCTAGTGAATGATTTGAGTTCAGTTGATATCGTCAACTTTTCCCTTCCGAATTTGCCAGCACCTCCAAATGCCTTCAGGGGAATTCGCAGGAAGAGTTCTTCATTAAGACGATGGCTTGCTATTTGCACTGATGATTTAATTGG GAATGGGAAGTACCAAACAACTTCTAATCTTCTGCGCAAGTATCTTGGAGATTTTCTAATTGCTTCATATTTAAATGTTGTTGAAGAGTCTGGTTATGATGAGAGACATGCAAAGGAAATTGAG AGAGCTGTTCTTTTGCAAACTCTTGATTGTTTCTGGAGAGATCATCTTGTAAACATGAATAGGCTCAGCTCTGCG GTGAACATTAGGAGCTTTGGCCATAGAAATCCTCTTGAAGAGTATAAAATTGACGGTTGCCGATTTTTTATCTCAATGCTGAGTGCAACTAGAAGGTTAACTGTAGAAGCACTGTTGCGGTATTGGGCATCTCCAATGGAATCCCAAGAACTATTTTTATCATGA